The DNA segment TGGTACACGGCGTGGCCCAGGCCCATGATGACGCCGCCGGTTTCAAGGACGTTTTTCACGTGGTCGTCCACCCGGTCCGCCGAGCCGATTTCCATAAGCATTTTCATCACCCGGGTGTTGGCCCCGCCGTGGAGGGGTCCCGAAAGGGAGCCCATGGCCGCGGAGATGGAGGCGTATACGTGCGCTTTGGTGGAGGCCACCTGCCGGGCCGTGAAGGTGGAGGCGTTGAAGGAATGCTCGGCGTGAAGGGTCAGGGCCGTGTCGAAGAAAGAGGCCGTGTGGCCGTCGGGAGTCTCGCCTGTGAGCATGTAAAGAAAATTGGCCCCGTGCCCCAGGTCCGGGGAGGGATCCACGGGTTTTTTTCCGTTCCGAATTCGGTCCCAGGCCGCGCACAGGGTGGACATTTTGGCGATTAGGCGCATGGACATGCGCATGGCCGCCTCCGGGGACTCGTCGGCGATGTCCGGGTCAAAGGCGGCCAGCATGGACACGCATCCCTGGAGAATATCCATGGGAAGGGCGTCGGCGGGCATTTTTTCCATGGCTGTCAGAATCTCCGGCGCCACGGCGCGCTCTTTTTTCAGGGCCGTGTCGAAATCCTTCAGCTCCGATTGGGAAGGAAGCTTTTCATGGAGAAGAAGACAGGCCGTCTCCTCAAAGGAGACGGCGCCGGCGAGATCTTTGACCGGGTACCCCCGGTAAATCAGCCTGCCTCTTTTTCCGTCCACATCGCTTATTTGGGTGGTGGCGACGGAAAAACCTCTAAGACCTGTGTTTAAGATCGGCTCGCATTTGTCCATGGTGTTTTCCTCCATCAGTCATATGAAGTTGTGTCATGGGGTTTTGGGGCCGGGATTTCCGGCCAGAAACCGGGAGATGACTGTCTTTTCGTCTTTGGATATAAAGTTTGGATCGCCATGGATGTCGATCATCCATTTCACTATGGCGATCCATTCTTCTTCGGTTTTTTGGGCCCCGTACACCCGGTCCAGGGTGTGGCATGAGGCGCATTTGGTCTCCACGAGCGCCCTTTCGGACTCGTCGGCGGAAACGTCCCGGGTCTCTTCCGGCCGGGAAGCCTCAATGGCGGCGGGTCCGGCCCCGGCCCGGCCCAGGGCGTAATGCCCGGCGCTTAATCCGGTGAGAACCGCCGCCATGATGAAGAGGATGATTCCCTGGTGGAAAAAGGAGTCGGAGAATTTTTTAAACACCCGGGCGATGGAGATTTTAAGCGCCAGAAGGAAGAACAGGGCGATGGACAGGGCGATGTGGAGGTTGACACGGGCGGAAAATTCATGCCGCCATCCGGCCGTTTTCTGGATCATCGACACGCACATGAGTAAAAAAAGGCCCGCGAAGACATAGCCGCAGATTTTGTGGGCCCGGAAAAGGGCGCGGTTGATCGCGCGCTTCTTGGGGTTTCCTCTCAGAAGAAGCATGATGAAAACCGCCGCGAATCCCGCCAGAATAAAAACCAGGGATATCAATGAGTGAGCGAAAGGCGTCATGGCTTTTTCCTTTTTTTGTATTTTAAAATGAAAGAGTGGGCGTGACCTGTTATGTTAACTCCCGATAAAGGGCGTCCGGATCAAAGGCCGAATCCAGGAGGCGTTTTTTGTCTTCGTCTGAAGGCACGGGGATCTCTTCGGCGATGAGCCGTCGAAGGCCCCGGCTTCCGCCCCGGTCCCCGATGAGAAGGGCGCCGGCCATGACATCGCCCCGGAACACCAGTTTCCGGTATGAGGACGCGTCCGGCCGGGACGCGAAACGCGAAAACCCCTCTCCCGAGGCGCCGTGGTCGCCGATGATCACATAGGTCATGTCAAACAGATGACTGGCGTTGTAAAGGGGGCCCTCGTCCCACATCTTCCGGGGAACGCCGGACATGTTGAGCCCGGCGGTTTTGCCCTGGACCCGGGACAGCGCCCAGGTGCGCGTGGGGGCCAGGCGGCCGTTTTTGTCGGGATAGGCCACGCAGTCTCCGGCGCCGTAGATGTCGGGCGCGCTGGTCCGCTGGCGCTCGTCCACCACCAGGCACCGGTCAAACTCAAGTCCGGAGTTTTCAAACAGGGCCGGGTCCGTTGAGATGCCGACGCACATGACGGCCATGTCGCAGGAAACCTCCATGCCGTCTGAAAGACGCACCCCCTTCAGCCGTCCGTTTTCCCCGATAAACGCCTCCGGGGTCCGGCCCAGGATCACGCGGGCGCCGGGGTTGTGGACCCCGTCCTCCCCCGACACCCGGGGCAGAAGAATGTCGGCGCTTTCGTCTTTGTCCAGCAGGGGTTTTCCGATGTGTCCCCGCTGGAGAAGCGCGCAGGGTTTTTCGTTTCTCAGCGCGATCTCGACCACCTCCAGGCCCAGAAGGCCCCCGCCGACGACCGCGATTTTTTCGCATCCGGGGATGGCGGCCTTGACGCGCCCGGCGTCTTTCATGGAGCGGTACACATGAATCCCGGAAAGATCCCGTCCCGGGATGGGGGGCATGTTGGGGGAGGCGCCCACCGCCACGCACAGCCGGTCGAAATCCAGGGAGTCTTCGCCGTCTTCCTTTAAACACACGACTTTTTTTTCGTCCGGCAGGATGGCCGACACTTTCCCGTGAACGCGCCGGATGGAATGGGTCTCAAACCATCCCGGGGGCTTCATCCTCATGTTTTCAAGGGGGAGGTCGCCGATCACGTAGCGGCTGAGATTGGCCCGGAGATACGGCGGGGCGTTTTCATCGCTGATGACGATGATCTCGTCATCCGGCCGGTTCTCCCGGATGGTTTCCGCGGCCGAGATTCCGGCGATTCCGTTTCCGATGATGACATGTCGCATATGAGGTCCCTTTCTAAGGGGCTCGCTCAGAAAATCGTAAACCCATTTTCGGGCGAACCCTAAAGTATTTTCATTAATATCGGTATGGCGATGAGCGTTCCCGCCGAGCTGCCGATGTTGGTGAACACCACCACCAGAAGAATCCGGGTCACTTTGTTTTTCCAAAACCCTTTGACGGACAGGATGTCGTCGGGCAGGGTTTCGAAATCCCGGACTTTGGGTTTGCTTGAAAAGGCCTCCACCAGTCCCGACACCCATCCGGCGGCGATCATGGGATTGAGGGAGGTCAGCGGCGCGGCCGCCAGGGCGGACAGAATCGTGGCCGGGCGCGCCAGCGCCGCCAGGGCGCCCAGGGCCGCCATGACCCCGTTGGCGATCACCCACCACATGATCATGTCGCCCCCGGCCCGGGCCCCGCCCGCGAAAAAACCCCAGGCGAAAAGACCCAGAACGGCCAGGGGAAGCCCCCATTTGACGATGGCGGACAGCCGGGTTTTGGGCGGAATGGTCTCAAGGCCCTCGATGCCCGCGTCTGAGCCGATGTGGGTCCGGATGCCCGGGACATGCCCGGCCCCGGCCACGGCCACGATTTTTTCCCCGGGGGCGTTTTGAATGCGGTGGGCCAGGAAGCGGTCTCTTTCATCGATGATGATGGCGCGCAGGGCCGGGGCCGACTCCCCGATCTCGGAAAGGATGGAGTCCAGCGCGTCTTTGTCCTTCATTTTCTCGATGTCTTCCTCGGTGATTTTGTCCACCTCTCCGGAGGACGCCACCAGCTGAAACAGGATTTTGACCTTATCCCAAAGCCCCAGCGCCCGCCAGGCCCTGGACAGGGTGACCCGGATGTCCCGGTCCGCCGTCTCGATCCGGGCGCCGGTTTCTTCGGCCGCCTCAATGGCCGCCGTCATTTCCCCGCCGGGCGCGGCGTCGAGTTTTTTGCCCACTTTTTTCTGGAAAGAGGCCAGGATCAGGTTGGCCAGGATCAAAAAGGTTTTTTTCTCTTTGATCACCTTGATGATGTCCATGTCCCGCCAGCGGTCTTTTTCACGGATGGATTTGAGCCTGGATTCGCACAGCTCCACGCACACGGCGTCGGGCCGCTCCTCTAAAATGACGGAGCGGACCAGATCGGCGCTTTTTTTAGAGACATGGGCGGTTCCCACCAGGATGATTTCTTTTCCGTCATGAAAAAGACGGTGAATATTGGGGTTTTCTTCCATATAAAAACCGGGGTCCTTATCCTTTTGTCGCCGGCGCGGCGGCGGGTTTTAACGAAAAGCCATGGAAAGCCCATGAAGGCTTTGGACCAGGAATTTGTTCAGAAAAATAATGGCCAGAAACACGATGATGGGCGACAGGTCCAGCCCCCCGAAGCGGGAGGGGACTTTGGCGCGTATGATGGACAAAACCGGCTCGGTGACGCTGTGGATGAACCGGACAATGGGGTTGTAGGGGTCGGGATTGACCCAGGACAAAACGGCCCGGGCCAGCACGATCCACATGTAAGCGGAAAGGGCGAAATTAAGCACATCGGCTGTGGCCGAAAGCAGGTTGCTGATAATAAACATGGGCGTTTGACACCTCGATTGTGTTTGGGGGGTTGGCGAATTTATGTTTTAAAAAATGTCATCTTGTGTTAATGTCGGCCCTTATCGTTTCTATCCGCGTTTTGTCTTTCAACCGGGGCCGCTGTTTGGATCATGTCAAAAAATAGCGATGAATGGCCCATAAGTCAAGATATTTAAAATGGATAAAAAAAAACAGCATGGATGAAAAAATAGGGTTCATCGGGGCCGGGGCCATGGGGGCCTCCATGGCCGAGGCGATTTTAAACGCGGGGCTTTTCACCCCTGACCGGATGATGGCGGCCGACATTGACCGGGAACGGCTTTTCTCCCTTGAAAAAAAACTGGGGATTCAGACCGCGCCCGACGCCCGGACGCTTTTTTCCCTTTGCCGGGTCGTGGTTCTGGCCGTCAAGCCCCAGGTTCTGGACGGGGTCCTTCGGGACATCGCGTCCGCCAAAGATTATGAGATCAAAGACGAAAAACTGGCGCTTTCCATCGCGGCCGGGGCCGTTTTGTCCCGCATCGAACATATTCTCTACGCGCCCCTGGACGACCGGGCCCGCTCGCGGCTTCCCATCGTCCGGGCCATGCCCAACACCCCGGCCCTGGTGTCCCGGGGCATGTCGGGCATGTGCGCCAACCGCCACGCCACAGCCGCCCACCGTGAAAAGGCCCGGGCCATCCTGGAGTCCATGGGGCGCTGTCTGGAGTTTGACGAAAAGGACATGGACGCCGTGACGGCCGTGTCGGGCTCCGGACCGGCCTATGTGTTTTACATGGCCGACGCCATGATCCGGGCCGGGGCGGACATCGGCCTGGACCCCGGGGCCGCCGCCGGGCTCACCATCCAGACCTTCAGGGGAGCGGCGGCGCTCATGGAGAAAACAGGGGAGCCGCCCCGGACCCTGATGGCCCGGGTCATGTCGCCCGGGGGAACCACCGAGGCGGCGGTGAAAGAGCTGGACCGGGCCGGGGTGGATGAGAAGATGGGCCGCGCCGTGCGGGCCGCCTTTGAGCGCTCAAGGGAGTTGGCCGGCGGGTCTTGAATATTTTTTAAAAGCGCCTATATTTTCAGCAGAATCTTTTTAAAGGAACCCTTGATGTTTATTGAAACCATCTCATACCCGGCCGCTTTTCTGGCCGGGCTTTTGTCTTTTTTTTCGCCATGCATTCTTCCCCTGATCCCGGCCTATTTCGTCTTTATCACCGGCGTTTCCTTCAACGACATGACGGCCGGGCCGGATTCGTCCATGAAAAGGAGGGCGCTGGTCTCCTCTTTGTGGTATATTCTGGGATTCTCAACGGTTTTCATCGCCCTGGGGGCGTCGGCCTCCTGGATCGGGAACATGGCCGGCCCGTACAAGGAGCATCTGCGAGTGGCCGGGGGGATCGTCATTATCCTTTTCGGCCTTCACCTGTCCGGGCTGTTTCGCATCTCGGGGCTGGATGTGGAAAAAAAGCTTCACGCCAGGAAAAAACCCCTTCATTTCGCGGGCATATTCCTGGTGGGCATGCTCTTCGCGGCGGGCTGGAGCCCGTGCATCGGACCGATTCTCGGCTCCATTCTCATTGTGGCCGGCAGCCGGGAAAGCGTCTGGCAGGGCGTTTTACTGCTGAGTTTTTACTCCGCCGGCCTGGCCCTTCCGTTTATCGGGGCCTCTTTTTTCATTCACCTGATCGCCACTCTCATCAAAAAGGTCTCGCCCTCTTTGAAATATCTCAACGCGGCGGCCGGGATTTTGCTGGCGCTCATCGGAACGCTGATTCTGCTGGATAAATTTTATTTAATCTAAAAGGAAATCAACACCATGAAAAAAATAAAGATGTGGCCGGCTCTTTTGACGCTCTGTCTTTTTTTCGCCGGTTTTCAGACCCCGGCGGCTTCGGCCAAAGGCATCCGCTGGCGCCCGGTGGAGGAGGGGATGCTCATGGCCAAAGAGGAAAACAAAAAGATCATGATGCATTATTACACGGACTGGTGCGGCTACTGCACCAAGATGAACCAGGAGACCTTCCCGGACCCCGGGATCATCTCCTACTTAAACCGGCGCTACATCTCCATCCGGGTGGACAATGACAAGACCCGGGTCAAGGGTTTTGTGGTCCCGGGGGTTCCCGACACATGGTTTTTGACCGAAACCGGTGAAAAGATCGCCCATCAGCCGGGGTTCGTCGATTCCAAAAAACTGCTTTCCATCCTGAAATTCGTGGACACGGAAAGCTATCTGAAAATGAGTTTCATGGATTTTTTGAAAAAAGAGCGCGCGGAAAAGAAAAAGCCCGGCAAAAAAGCGGGGAAATAAGCGGCCCCCCATGACCCCGGACATTCATTCCCACTCTTTGAGACAGGCGCTCTCCCGGGCCGAAATATCCCCGGCCCCTGAAAATCCCTCGTTTAAAAAGGCGTGCGTGTTTCTTCTTTTGTTCGGCGAAGACGCGCCGCGCGCGCTTTTTATCCAAAAGGCCGACACGGCCGGATACCCGTGGCGAAACCAGGTGGCCCTGCCCGGGGGCCACGTGGAAAAAAAAGACACCTCTCCCCTTCACACGGCCTACCGCGAGCTTTATGAAGAGACGGGCATTTTGCAGGACCATGTGGAGTTTTTGTTTTCCCTGGGGCATTTCCAGACCATCCGGTCCGTCGATATCGAGGCGCTGGTGGGGTGGTGGAACGAAAAGGACGAGGTGCGGTTTGATTCCCGGGAGATATCCCGGGTCCTGAAAATTCCCCTGGCCACGCTTCTTGAGGCCCACGCCGAAAAAGGGTTTTCCGGAAACGACCCTGGCGTGGAGGATCTGGTCTATCCGCTGGGTCCGGTCAAAGACGCCGTCATCTGGGGAGCCACGGCCCGGATCGTCCATTTTTTCATCGAAGCGATTCGCCCTTTCTGCTGATTTTTTTCCCGATACGGGTCTGGGCCGGGCGATTAAAGGACCGGCTTTTGAATTCGTACGCGCTGTCTCTTTTCCCCCCCGAGCGCTGGGAGGCCATTCGGATCACAACGGACGTCGCGACCCCGCCGCCCGCGAGCATGAAAACAGCCGGGACCCACGCGTGCCGGGTGTATTCCGGCCGCTCCATGGCCGCCAGAACCCCGGCCAGCCCCAGCAGAAACACCAGGACCATCAAAAGAATGGTCGCCAGGCGGGCGGCCAGGGAGTCGTGCCAGGGCACAATGATTTTTCGGTGAACGGGGCGTTTGAGATGTTTGTCGGTTTTTCGCATATTCGGTTTTTTTAAAAATCACACGTTTTTTCATTCCAATGGCCGGGGAGGGCCTGTCCCGGCCGCCTACTTTCTTTACCGCTCCGTCCCCGGGATTGCAACCCCTATTTTATTTCCGCGTTTTTTAATTGATTTGTTCCAGGGGCTTTGGTATTTTCATTTTGAATTCGGATTCCCCAAAAGGAAGAGAAAAAATGCGAACCTTTTCATCATACGGCCCCATAGACACGGATTTGCATTATTACGCCCCGAGAAAAGAAACGCTGGATTTCGTCCACCGGCAACTCCTGGGAAGAGCCCCTGAAAAGGACGGGCATTATATCACGGTCTGGGGTCCGAGGCAGACCGGCAAGACCTGGGCGCTCAATCAGATATTTTCTAAAATCAATTCCGACGAACGATTTGACGCGGTCAAGGTGGATATGGAGCCCCTTAAAACGGAAAAAAATGTCGGGACTGTTTTGTCGTCTGTCGCGGATGAAATCGCCTATGACCTGGAAAAAGACATTTCAGGCGTTGAAACGCCGGAGCAATTTCAAAGAATTTTCTTAAAAGAGACCCTGGACAAACCCCTGGTTTTGATCCTGGATGAGTTCGACGCCCTGGAGGAAGAGGTCTTATCGGCCATCGTCGGAGTTTTTAGAAACATTTACAATGTTCGACAGAGGCAGGCGGACAAAAAAACCGGGGAAAAGAAATATCTCCTCCACTCGGCGGCGCTCATCGGGGTCAGGAGCGCGCTGGGCATCGAAAATCAAAAAGGCTCTCCATTCAACGTGCAGCGAAGCGTTCATATTCCCAACTTGACTTCTGAGGAGGTGGAGGGCATGTTCCGGTGGCATGAGCGGGAGTCGGGCCAGAAGGTCGAGCGGGAAGTCATTGAGCGTCTTTTTTATGAAACACAGGGTCAGCCGGGGCTTGTCTGCTGGTTTGGAGAGCTTTTGACCGAAGGGTGGGATCAGTTCCGGGTGTCAAAAGACATGCCTGTGGACATGGCGCTGTTTGAGGAGGCGTGGCTGGCCGCCGTTTCTCTTCTTCCCAACAACAATATTTTAAACATCATCAGCAAGGCGAAACAGGAGCCGTATAAAGACACGGTTCTGGAACTCTTCGGAACAGGCAAAAAGATGTTGTTTGAATATGACGACCCGCTTCTTAACTTCTTGTATATGAACGGGGTCATCGACATTGAAAGGGGGAAGGAGCGAAAAATATACGCAAAATTTTCTTCGCCTTTTGTCCAGAAGAGACTTTTTAGCCATTTTGCGCGGGAGATTCACAGGGATCCCGGAATGATTTATGATCCCTTCGAGGATATGGAGGGCGCGGTGGCCGAAGATAGCCTGGACATCGTTCACATCATCAAAAGATATCAAACCTATTTGATTGAAAACCGGGACTGGGCGTTGAAAAACGCGCCGAGAAGATCGGATTTGAGAATTTACGAGGCGGTGTTCCATTTTAATTTATACAAATACCTGTCCGGTTTTCTGGAAAGTTTCAAGGGGGAGATATATCCCGAGTTTCCCACAGGAAACGGCAAGATCGATTTGATCGTGAGGCATGCGGGCCGTGTGTATGGAATCGAGGTGAAAACCTTCAAAAACAGGCCCGCTTATTTCGAGGCCCTCGCCCAGGCCGCGCTGTATGGCAAACAGCTTGGGCTGGAGGAGATCACCCTGGTTTTTTTCATTGAAAAAATAGACGACGCCAACCGGGCGAAATACGAGGTTGATTTTTTGGATGAGGCCGCGGGGGTCAAAGTTTTGCCTGTGTTTGTGGAGACGGGATGAGATTTTCCGGAAGAATTTGATGGCGTCGTAAAAAATCCGATCTACTGCGTTGTAGCGCTTATTTTTAATGGAGGCATACTACAT comes from the Candidatus Desulfarcum epimagneticum genome and includes:
- the citZ gene encoding Citrate synthase, whose protein sequence is MDKCEPILNTGLRGFSVATTQISDVDGKRGRLIYRGYPVKDLAGAVSFEETACLLLHEKLPSQSELKDFDTALKKERAVAPEILTAMEKMPADALPMDILQGCVSMLAAFDPDIADESPEAAMRMSMRLIAKMSTLCAAWDRIRNGKKPVDPSPDLGHGANFLYMLTGETPDGHTASFFDTALTLHAEHSFNASTFTARQVASTKAHVYASISAAMGSLSGPLHGGANTRVMKMLMEIGSADRVDDHVKNVLETGGVIMGLGHAVYQVDDPRAHILEPMSRELGEAAGDPKWHTLSKALEKKGKAAFKEKKGKDIFVNVDFYSASLYHYMKIPMDMFTPVFAAARVAGWAAHVLEERFAGASDKPVLYRPESEYIGEYCGEEDCKLPEEN
- a CDS encoding conserved hypothetical protein (Evidence 4 : Unknown function but conserved in other organisms) translates to MRHVIIGNGIAGISAAETIRENRPDDEIIVISDENAPPYLRANLSRYVIGDLPLENMRMKPPGWFETHSIRRVHGKVSAILPDEKKVVCLKEDGEDSLDFDRLCVAVGASPNMPPIPGRDLSGIHVYRSMKDAGRVKAAIPGCEKIAVVGGGLLGLEVVEIALRNEKPCALLQRGHIGKPLLDKDESADILLPRVSGEDGVHNPGARVILGRTPEAFIGENGRLKGVRLSDGMEVSCDMAVMCVGISTDPALFENSGLEFDRCLVVDERQRTSAPDIYGAGDCVAYPDKNGRLAPTRTWALSRVQGKTAGLNMSGVPRKMWDEGPLYNASHLFDMTYVIIGDHGASGEGFSRFASRPDASSYRKLVFRGDVMAGALLIGDRGGSRGLRRLIAEEIPVPSDEDKKRLLDSAFDPDALYRELT
- the proC gene encoding Pyrroline-5-carboxylate reductase produces the protein MAHKSRYLKWIKKNSMDEKIGFIGAGAMGASMAEAILNAGLFTPDRMMAADIDRERLFSLEKKLGIQTAPDARTLFSLCRVVVLAVKPQVLDGVLRDIASAKDYEIKDEKLALSIAAGAVLSRIEHILYAPLDDRARSRLPIVRAMPNTPALVSRGMSGMCANRHATAAHREKARAILESMGRCLEFDEKDMDAVTAVSGSGPAYVFYMADAMIRAGADIGLDPGAAAGLTIQTFRGAAALMEKTGEPPRTLMARVMSPGGTTEAAVKELDRAGVDEKMGRAVRAAFERSRELAGGS
- a CDS encoding Conjugal transfer protein TraB; this encodes MEENPNIHRLFHDGKEIILVGTAHVSKKSADLVRSVILEERPDAVCVELCESRLKSIREKDRWRDMDIIKVIKEKKTFLILANLILASFQKKVGKKLDAAPGGEMTAAIEAAEETGARIETADRDIRVTLSRAWRALGLWDKVKILFQLVASSGEVDKITEEDIEKMKDKDALDSILSEIGESAPALRAIIIDERDRFLAHRIQNAPGEKIVAVAGAGHVPGIRTHIGSDAGIEGLETIPPKTRLSAIVKWGLPLAVLGLFAWGFFAGGARAGGDMIMWWVIANGVMAALGALAALARPATILSALAAAPLTSLNPMIAAGWVSGLVEAFSSKPKVRDFETLPDDILSVKGFWKNKVTRILLVVVFTNIGSSAGTLIAIPILMKIL
- a CDS encoding conserved hypothetical protein (Evidence 4 : Unknown function but conserved in other organisms), with translation MFIISNLLSATADVLNFALSAYMWIVLARAVLSWVNPDPYNPIVRFIHSVTEPVLSIIRAKVPSRFGGLDLSPIIVFLAIIFLNKFLVQSLHGLSMAFR
- a CDS encoding conserved exported hypothetical protein (Evidence 4 : Unknown function but conserved in other organisms), yielding MKKIKMWPALLTLCLFFAGFQTPAASAKGIRWRPVEEGMLMAKEENKKIMMHYYTDWCGYCTKMNQETFPDPGIISYLNRRYISIRVDNDKTRVKGFVVPGVPDTWFLTETGEKIAHQPGFVDSKKLLSILKFVDTESYLKMSFMDFLKKERAEKKKPGKKAGK
- a CDS encoding Cytochrome C biogenesis protein, with translation MFIETISYPAAFLAGLLSFFSPCILPLIPAYFVFITGVSFNDMTAGPDSSMKRRALVSSLWYILGFSTVFIALGASASWIGNMAGPYKEHLRVAGGIVIILFGLHLSGLFRISGLDVEKKLHARKKPLHFAGIFLVGMLFAAGWSPCIGPILGSILIVAGSRESVWQGVLLLSFYSAGLALPFIGASFFIHLIATLIKKVSPSLKYLNAAAGILLALIGTLILLDKFYLI
- a CDS encoding membrane hypothetical protein (Evidence 5 : Unknown function), which translates into the protein MTPFAHSLISLVFILAGFAAVFIMLLLRGNPKKRAINRALFRAHKICGYVFAGLFLLMCVSMIQKTAGWRHEFSARVNLHIALSIALFFLLALKISIARVFKKFSDSFFHQGIILFIMAAVLTGLSAGHYALGRAGAGPAAIEASRPEETRDVSADESERALVETKCASCHTLDRVYGAQKTEEEWIAIVKWMIDIHGDPNFISKDEKTVISRFLAGNPGPKTP
- a CDS encoding conserved hypothetical protein (Evidence 4 : Unknown function but conserved in other organisms); this encodes MTPDIHSHSLRQALSRAEISPAPENPSFKKACVFLLLFGEDAPRALFIQKADTAGYPWRNQVALPGGHVEKKDTSPLHTAYRELYEETGILQDHVEFLFSLGHFQTIRSVDIEALVGWWNEKDEVRFDSREISRVLKIPLATLLEAHAEKGFSGNDPGVEDLVYPLGPVKDAVIWGATARIVHFFIEAIRPFC
- a CDS encoding conserved hypothetical protein (Evidence 4 : Unknown function but conserved in other organisms), with the translated sequence MRTFSSYGPIDTDLHYYAPRKETLDFVHRQLLGRAPEKDGHYITVWGPRQTGKTWALNQIFSKINSDERFDAVKVDMEPLKTEKNVGTVLSSVADEIAYDLEKDISGVETPEQFQRIFLKETLDKPLVLILDEFDALEEEVLSAIVGVFRNIYNVRQRQADKKTGEKKYLLHSAALIGVRSALGIENQKGSPFNVQRSVHIPNLTSEEVEGMFRWHERESGQKVEREVIERLFYETQGQPGLVCWFGELLTEGWDQFRVSKDMPVDMALFEEAWLAAVSLLPNNNILNIISKAKQEPYKDTVLELFGTGKKMLFEYDDPLLNFLYMNGVIDIERGKERKIYAKFSSPFVQKRLFSHFAREIHRDPGMIYDPFEDMEGAVAEDSLDIVHIIKRYQTYLIENRDWALKNAPRRSDLRIYEAVFHFNLYKYLSGFLESFKGEIYPEFPTGNGKIDLIVRHAGRVYGIEVKTFKNRPAYFEALAQAALYGKQLGLEEITLVFFIEKIDDANRAKYEVDFLDEAAGVKVLPVFVETG